atattaaaaaacatttcgttgtattttataatttcatttgtttttcataatattatttcttttaatatcatATATCTCCATACACGTTGTATTGAACTTTTTGTAAAGTCCTCaaaatgatattattaaataaaaaataaaaaattcgaaaaatatccaaaatcattatatatgtaaatttttaattcgggaaaaaattcaagcaattataaatgattgcaaaatattttcctcatcataattttcttgTGCACTTAACACatacatattttgttttaatgtaaattctatatttgaaaatatttagtaattttgaatttttgtgtaaattatatgttttgaacaattattaaaaaatgaagatcaactattttttatgtatacctattttatcataaagAATCTCGTTCATTGATGATttcatatatgtaaattgtattatatatttataaaagtgTATATAGTGTGtgcaatttttttcaacatGTCAATACAAAAtgtgatatttttttaattataaaataggaatttataaatttttataaaacattttaaatatttaatatatttattattacattatttgcagttataatatttattaatattttaaaacgtaattattaatatatatttatttacacaaaaaatttcaaaacaatataataaaaatgccTACTTTAGGACACAGCAAATATAGAGAAAGTATAAGTACATTTATAGACggtatacatatattaatagatAAAATGGAATAATGTTGCAAAAAAGACACTAAATAAGAATTAATGATATTACTATCTTTGCTAAATTTCCTAACTTactaaatattatatagtcttatgtaatataaaaaacttTCCATAAACTAATATTatctctatatatattaaattttgttttatttacagACACTATAAATTATAAGAGAAAATCAATCGATGAACAAGATGACTACTCAATTGTTGAAGATTTGCTTTATCTAAAAAATGAAGGAAATAAAGAATTACACAATGCTACAAATGGAAACctttatcataatttaGAATTAGAGTCATCTCGTAACAAtggaataaatattaaattgaATAAAGATAACCGatttatagaaaataaaaatattaatgaagtaaataatgttaaaaattataaaaaccATATCGATAACAACGATTATACTTTCGAATCCCCTTTAAACGAACTTGTAAGTTTCTTCTAACATTCCAAACAcactttatattttcacaataatattgtatttattattgtatgtatctgttcatataatttattcatttaaaaatttggaTGGTGTTCGTAATGATAGGCAACCAAATCGCTTTgcaatacattttttaaaataataaaatcaatataatgaaatagGCGATCTATGAATCTGTGAAATATTACATAAATCGAAAGctgattattttttttgtattatttatattaatgtggatatatttttttatgttatttgTAGCAAAGATACCAACTTACATTActcaaaaaaagaaatccATCTAATCCTAAATTGCCAAAAGAaatagaagaaaataataaaaccaataatacaataaatCTCCAACATTCCGAAAAATacaaagataaaaataataaggaTTTGGTGAATGATATAGATATAAgtgttaaaaaaagtacagtcgatttaaataatataaaaggGCTAAAAATTCAGGAAAAGCCCATATTATCAAACTTGATAAcgaataaaaatgataataacaATCATTTGAGTTTTAGCGAAATGTATGAAACCCCAGTATGTGATAACAATCTTTCTAACTCttggaaaaatattaatatcgaaaatgaaaaaaagatgaaatacgaacattttataagtagcaatgaaaaaattaagggtccatttgaaataaaaaagaataacGATATTAGACAGGATAATATGTTAGAATATTgtgatataattaaaaaaagaaatataaaaaatgaaagatCGAATATTGAagatatagaaaataattccaTGAGCAAAGacataaagaaatataataatagtaataatatcaAAATCAATGAAcggtataaaaaaataaatgaaaccTCACTAGATGAAATGGGTGTTAAAAAGAGAGATATTAACGGCATGAATAacaattatgaaaattgcattatacaaatgaaaaataaaaaaaataatggagATAAATTCTTAGATGAACattatgatgaaaataaaaaaagcattttatatgatagtttacacaaaaatacaataaaagaaatatcaaaaaatggatataaaatggaaaataattatgcaATGCCAACGAGagataaatattataaaggCATGCTAGAAGAATGTGATAGTAAGGGTCAAGAAACTAgaaacattatatataccaaTCAAAACCTTAGAAACAATAgcaatattaataataacaaatatagAGAAAATCAGAATAGAAACACcagtaataaaataaacaatgaTCTATCTGTATCATATAAAAGTGATCAGAATATTATCatgaataattataataaagcaaaaaacaaaataaaagttgAAGAGCATATCGAGCCACATACTTTAAATGAagatttaaatatttctatcaaaaaaaatagtgcatataaaaaagcGTTGGTCGATGATACTGCATATATTCAGGATGATcctgaaataaaaattgtaaacaaaaataaagcaCACATCCATAACTTAAGTAGCAGTGGATATCGAAATGTAAGTAAACATACAACAAAATCTTTGAATCATAGTGTGAATGTTGATACTAATATACAAGATAATAACTACCTAAATGttaaggaaaaaaatagccaaagtgaaaaaaaacgaacTAGTATATCACGTAATGTAACCCCAAATAAAAGTGGAAAAAATGGAAGTGTAtgttcaaaaataaaaaatgataatacaATGACATATCTTACATATGAAGATATAAAAGATTTTGAATTTGAATTAAGtattgataatataaatgatatgaTAACAAAATTACTTGAAATTACAAAAGATCAAGAGTGGAAACAACaaatagaaaatttaattaatcttcgaactattttaaaatatcatgatacattattttttaataattttataaaagacttaagaaaaatatgtagATCAATAGTAGAATTATTAAACAGTCCTAGATCCTGTGTATCAAAAAATGCATTATTATGTTTAACTGAATTTTATTCTAtagggaaaaaaaaaatggacaATACATTAGATGATGTTGTTATGCCATGTTTAAAGAAAGCATTTCAAACATCTAATGATTTTTTAAGTAATGCTGCAAATAATTCATTGTTATCTATTTGTAATTCCTGTAGTGAAAGCAAACttatttcttattttgTCAAGATAATAACATCGTAAGGATTAAATGTGAATAACACGTATTTGTCTACACAAACATGcatgcacatatatattaacatgtcaattttctttttatttttagaaaacAGAAAACTTACAATCTTATATGTTTAAAGTGCCTAATTGctgttattattaaatttgaaGAAAACATTTCAAAGTATAAGGAGATTAATAAGTTAATCGAGGCACTTCTAGAGGTTAGTATATTTAATGgatattccattttttttattattacattttagCTAGTTGATAtgtattgttttatttaacaATACTTTGTGTACCTCATTGAGTTTATATGAATTACATTTGGTAATTCGTATATTTGGATATATGACCATACATAtgtaaacaaataaaaatagctaTAACATTGATGATGCAATTACCTTTTCTTTAGTGTACATCTGTTGGAAGTGctgaaataaaatgtacAGCAAGAGTAGCGCTGGTCGTTCTAGACAAGTATGAGCAAGATGAAAAattgaataaaattataatatgttcactgtttatttattaacgTATTTCATTTCGCATATTAACATTTCCAACCTTTCAGCATATGCCCAATTCAACCTATTAGCTCCAAATTGCATATTTTCCCCGAAAAGGTGAAAAAGGTAACGGCGCGATTGATTCCTTCATTCACTTGCTTTCCCCCAcacatttattaattaatatacttatttgttaaataatttatttatttatttacttcTTGCTTACATACTTACCTGATTTACTGGCTCCCCTTTTGTAGATAATAAATCTGATTGACCGAACATCCGAAAATGAAATCGATTCAGTGTTGGGGAAAATTAagtttaattaatttttatatacagtttagaacaataaaaattctataatatttaatttattttcgcCGTTTTCTCATAaccatttatttatatttgttggCTGTTTCAGatacaataatatttagGCATAggcatgtatatattattattatttttattttagttgtatttatatttaattaatttatctcatttttattggatgctattgttttatttttattatatatatatatatatttttttttattaaaattatatgtatctttcatttttttggaaaattgtatttttggtaaattaaatgatactaattcattttttataaaagttATTACAGTATGTATGTGattacattttattttatattattattttttttttttgcaaataatattattttaaaataagaaaaaaaggatagaataatatttttaataaaactaggttatttttttttttgacaAATTCTACATATTAAGCACTTTTTGTGTAATAGactatttataatatggttatatataaaagcattttgataaatattttaattatttatacaatacctgaaatttgtatttttaatgtataCACAATTATTTTCTCCTTTAAAAATGAACTATGTAAAGATTGTCTACTTTCCATATCCCATTTATTTACTATTCATTTCgaaattttcaaatatattgttttttttacattctactgtttttttttcctgtgatatacacaaaaattatatttggTGTTTTGAGGAAATAAGCtgttatttaataaaaaatgggtCTGCATAAttagttatatatttgacAGCATTTAGGtaatagtaaaatataaatataaatattttataaaaaataaatcatgaAAATGTTGGGAAAATATAGCACCTCTAGTGCATAATTGTTATAATAGTTAAAAGGAAAGGAATACAATATGGATTTATAAAAGCTGAATTTTCTATGTTTTCTTTAcctttccttttttatgtttaatttttacaataaCACAAATAGTAGAAAATGctattatatgtatgtgGCAAGTAGACAAACGTGTAATGcaccattttttattgcgTGTAATAAGTTGCATATAATTACAAAGGGTATGCTACATTTGATTTTTGTgtacatatgcatatattatatgtttacATCACGaaaatcataaatataaacaagTAAATATactatacatattttttgtgcattttttaaaaataatacattttttagtTTTCGTGTAGACAAATTCGATAATTTTAttccattattatatacgcgttttattgaataaaatttttattttatttacataattttttttaatttagaAAGTATTAATAGcttttaaataatgttgttttaaaagtttttatatatatttgaaaaaaatattatttgtatattatttttattttaaaataaataaattatattacaaaatttatattttcgcCTTTTGTCCAGtttctattatattatttttattttgtttttatttgatttttcaaatttactaattctatataataatttaaatttatacaaaatggTTGCAAAAAGCAAAACTACCAAAGTTgctcttaaaaaaaagcatGTTAAGACTACAGGAAAATTAGTAAAATCAAAAGCGGTCAAAATCAAAGGAAAAaacatgaaaaataaagcaG
This DNA window, taken from Plasmodium berghei ANKA genome assembly, chromosome: 13, encodes the following:
- a CDS encoding CLASP domain-containing protein, putative; the protein is MPTLGHSKYRESISTFIDDTINYKRKSIDEQDDYSIVEDLLYLKNEGNKELHNATNGNLYHNLELESSRNNGINIKLNKDNRFIENKNINEVNNVKNYKNHIDNNDYTFESPLNELQRYQLTLLKKRNPSNPKLPKEIEENNKTNNTINLQHSEKYKDKNNKDLVNDIDISVKKSTVDLNNIKGLKIQEKPILSNLITNKNDNNNHLSFSEMYETPVCDNNLSNSWKNINIENEKKMKYEHFISSNEKIKGPFEIKKNNDIRQDNMLEYCDIIKKRNIKNERSNIEDIENNSMSKDIKKYNNSNNIKINERYKKINETSLDEMGVKKRDINGMNNNYENCIIQMKNKKNNGDKFLDEHYDENKKSILYDSLHKNTIKEISKNGYKMENNYAMPTRDKYYKGMLEECDSKGQETRNIIYTNQNLRNNSNINNNKYRENQNRNTSNKINNDLSVSYKSDQNIIMNNYNKAKNKIKVEEHIEPHTLNEDLNISIKKNSAYKKALVDDTAYIQDDPEIKIVNKNKAHIHNLSSSGYRNVSKHTTKSLNHSVNVDTNIQDNNYLNVKEKNSQSEKKRTSISRNVTPNKSGKNGSVCSKIKNDNTMTYLTYEDIKDFEFELSIDNINDMITKLLEITKDQEWKQQIENLINLRTILKYHDTLFFNNFIKDLRKICRSIVELLNSPRSCVSKNALLCLTEFYSIGKKKMDNTLDDVVMPCLKKAFQTSNDFLSNAANNSLLSICNSCSESKLISYFVKIITSKQKTYNLICLKCLIAVIIKFEENISKYKEINKLIEALLECTSVGSAEIKCTARVALVVLDNICPIQPISSKLHIFPEKVKKIINLIDRTSENEIDSVLGKIKFN